A genomic window from Sebastes fasciatus isolate fSebFas1 chromosome 7, fSebFas1.pri, whole genome shotgun sequence includes:
- the arap1 gene encoding arf-GAP with Rho-GAP domain, ANK repeat and PH domain-containing protein 1 isoform X3: protein MQKDQTPQVPPRIRTPLTLEDAHQSTQPDTQPDTQPALPARRVPQPPLESRLDSLDDSSDDYEDPDLFYPGAHRMSAPDRDMSLQVPRRAKGRYSSLCSDDEMLDDDDLDGDIGSLQGSIYLPNTGRLASATKDDSSQLAAVIKMGWLDKNPPQGALYYQRRWVKLDVDYLRYFDNDKEVYSKGIISTAFITNVASVGELKFEVVTSNRTFIFRAESEVERNDWVAVLQDCTRGRHLRSTMNPCSPLTPEFQGNLELRGLRSKLYTVVASDKVFLYKNIEDHRIGVGITSIEMNVGNVKESDRRGFDLTTPYRIFSFIAESEQQREQWVDAMQNAIGEALSNSEVADRIWAEPSNSLCADCEAPKPEWAAINLCVVICKRCAGEHRGLGPSISKVRSLKMDRKVWTEELVQVFLLLGNERVNSFWAANVPPSEALMPSSCSEERRRFITNKYRQGKYRKYHPLYGNQKELNNALCINVQCSDVLETLSLIFCGADVNCSTGMASWPSAISLANAHSQPLQAELISHNLNTELPRSEVGGGMEAVHYSPPPCVSHNGFLFKTASMARAITERKGKEEFSRRWCTLNDGTFSYYESDKNSNPNGSLKASEIVCLAVDAPERHGYDHTFELYSESERLYLFGTDDPDGHKEWVKSIAKTFIPASAEPLLRLAFERIGRLKCKDGLNLQTSKVGWFALVGSTLHAYLEDSQGEEIHLRKLNELSIQQDNEVLVLVERGRTLYIEGERKLDFAGWSAAIQAAAGSGGDTLSQQQLTETDIPVIVHSCIGYITQCGLTSEGIYRKSGVNSRVAGLCERFRRDARSLRLREGEHQVDDVSNTLKRFFRELEEGLFTSEDASNWLSAAAVQEESEKISQYQLLLNRLPHVNKATLQALINHLYCVQRFSELNQMNLHNLAIVFGPTLFQADGKDFTAGRAVEDLIQHYTVIFEVDEQQLKKQLEEITVIIKVREKLSTKFPSTEPGGHFICTVYLEEKKDTAEQHVKIPGSMTAVELSCEVLDRRNIRVKDKDYWSCWEICDKEEMERPLHYQERVLPILHSFGTDSHLLIKKHLAMEAMMLYLASKVDASKHGMMKFREERSILGLGLSSGSFHDRYFILNSSSLRMYKEVRSNRPERDWPVKNLKVYLGIKKKLRPPTCWGLTVVYESKKQEKPEKQQWYLCCDTQSEMREWYATFLSIQYDGNVWPQDGLQQTRVSRVLPETRHGNVSLIPLRGSENEMRNSVAAFSQDPLALFRDVR from the exons ATGCAGAAAGACCAAACTCCACAGGTCCCACCTCGCATCAGGACACCACTAACTCTAGAAGACGCACATCAGTCAACTCAACCGGACACTCAACCGGACACTCAGCCGGCTCTGCCTGCCAGGAGAGTCCCCCAACCTCCCCTTGAGTCCA GGTTGGATTCACTCGATGATAGTTCTGATGACTACGAGGATCCAGACTTGTTTTACCCCGGTGCTCATCGAATGAGCGCACCAGACAGG GATATGTCTCTGCAAGTGCCCCGCAGGGCAAAGGGACGGTACAGTTCTTTGTGCAGTGATGACGAGATGTTGGATGACGACGA TCTGGACGGGGACATTGGCTCTCTACAAGGAAGCATTTACCTGCCAAACACTGGCAGACTGGCTTCGGCCACTAAAGACGACAGCTCTCAGCTTGCTGCTGTCATCAAGATGGGCTGGCTGGACAAGAATCCACCTCAGGG GGCCCTTTATTATCAGAGACGATGGGTAAAGCTGGATGTTGACTACCTGAGATACTTTGACAATGACAAG GAAGTGTATTCTAAGGGGATCATCTCTACCGCCTTCATCACTAATGTGGCCAGTGTGGGAGAGCTGAAGTTTGAGGTCGTCACAAGCAACCGGACATTTATCTTCAGGGCTGAAAGTGAAG TCGAGAGAAACGACTGGGTGGCTGTACTGCAGGACTGCACCAGGGGGCGCCATCTGCGCAGCACCATGAACCCCTGCTCACCTTTGACCCCGGAGTTTCAGGGCAATCTGGAACTCAGAGGGTTACGCTCCAAACTTTATACCGTTGTCGCCTCAGATAAAGTCTTCCTCTACAAAAACATTGAG gACCATCGTATAGGAGTGGGTATCACATCCATTGAGATGAATGTAGGAAATGTTAAAGAATCAGATCGTCGTGGATTTGATCTCACCACACCTTACCGCATATTCAG TTTTATCGCAGAGTCAGAGCAGCAGCGAGAGCAGTGGGTTGACGCCATGCAGAACGCGATAGGTGAGGCGCTGTCGAATAGCGAGGTGGCAGATCGGATCTGGGCGGAGCCTAGCAACAGTCTCTGTGCCGACTGTGAGGCTCCCAAGCCGGAGTGGGCTGCCATCAACCTGTGTGTGGTGATCTGCAAACGATGcgcag GAGAGCACAGAGGACTGGGTCCTAGCATCTCAAAGGTTCGTAGTCTGAAGATGGACAGGAAAGTCTGGACAGAGGAGCTtgtacag GTGTTCCTGTTGCTGGGCAACGAGCGGGTAAACAGTTTCTGGGCAGCCAACGTCCCGCCAAGTGAAGCTTTGATGCCTTCTAGCTGCAGCGAAGAACGACGGCGCTTCATCACCAACAAATACCGCCAGGGCAAATACAGGAAGTACCACCCTCTGTACGGGAACCAGAAAGAGCTCAATAAT GCTCTTTGTATAAATGTGCAGTGCAGTGATGTACTGGAGACCTTGAGCCTGATTTTCTGCGGTGCAGATGTAAATTGTTCAACTGGTATGGCAAGTTGGCCCTCGGCTATCTCCCTGGCCAACGCACACTCACAACCCTTACAGGCTGAGTTGATTAGCCACAACCTCAACACAG AGCTACCAAGGTCAGAGGTGGGCGGAGGCATGGAGGCGGTACATTACTCACCACCACCTTGTGTGTCTCACAATGGCTTCCTGTTCAAGACTGCATCCATGGCTCGGGCTATCACAGAGCGCAAGGGCAAAGAag AGTTCAGTCGTCGCTGGTGCACGCTGAATGATGGCACCTTCAGCTACTATGAGAGTGACAAGAACTCGAACCCTAACGGATCTCTGAAGGCTTCAGAGATAGTCTGCCTGGCTGTCGACGCACCTGAGAGACATGG GTATGACCACACCTTTGAACTCTATTCAGAGTCAGAGCgtctctatctgtttggcactGATGACCCAGACGGCCACAAGGAATGGGTTAAGTCTATTGCCAAG ACCTTTATCCCGGCCAGTGCAGAGCCTCTACTGAGGCTGGCCTTTGAGCGGATTGGGCGGCTGAAGTGTAAAGACGGCTTGAACCTACAAACATCCAAGGTTGGTTGGTTTGCTCTGGTGGGCTCCACGCTTCACGCCTACCTGGAGGACAGCCAGGGAGAGGAGATCCACCTCCGCAAACTGAATGAACTCT CAATTCAACAAGACAACGAGGTGCTGGTTCTGGTGGAGAGAGGCAG AACTCTGTacatagagggagagaggaagttGGATTTTGCCGGCTGGTCTGCGGCCATCCAGGCGGCAGCGGGGAGTGGAGGCGACACACTGAGCCAGCAGCAgctgacagagacagacataccTGTCATAGTCCACAGCTGCATCGGCTACATCACACAGTGCG gcttgACCTCTGAGGGGATATATCGTAAGAGCGGTGTGAACTCCCGCGTGGCAGGGCTGTGCGAGAGATTCCGCCGTGATGCTCGCAGTCTTCGTCTGAGGGAAGGAGAGCACCAGGTGGACGACGTCTCCAACACACTCAAACGCTTCTTCAGGGAGTTAGAAGAGGGACTGTTCACATCAGAGGATGCCAGCAACTGGCTCAGTGCTGCTG CCGTTCAGGAAGAAAGCGAAAAAATCTCCCAGTACCAGCTGCTGTTGAACAGACTGCCTCATGTCAACAAGGCTACACTACAAGCCCTTATCAACCACCTCTATtg CGTGCAGCGTTTTTCTGAGCTGAACCAGATGAACCTCCATAATCTGGCCATAGTGTTCGGTCCCACGCTGTTCCAGGCCGACGGGAAGGACTTCACTGCTGGCCGCGCCGTAGAGGACCTCATACAGCACTACACAGTCATCTTTGAG GTGGATGAGCAGCAGCTAAAGAAGCAGCTAGAAGAGATCACTGTTATCATCAAAGTACGAGAGAAACTCAGCACAAAGTTTCCT AGTACTGAACCTGGAGGGCACTTCATCTGTACAGTGTACCTGGAGGAAAAGAAGGACACCGCAGAGCAACATGTCAAG ATCCCTGGTTCCATGACAGCAGTAGAGCTGAGCTGTGAGGTCCTGGATCGGCGTAACATCCGGGTTAAAGACAAAGACTACTGGAGCTGCTGGGAGATCTGCGACAAGGAGGAAATGG AGCGTCCACTGCACTATCAGGAGCGAGTCTTACCCATCCTGCACTCCTTTGGTACTGACTCCCATCTGCTCATCAAGAAACACCTCGCCATGGAGGCAATGATGCTCTACCTGG CCAGTAAAGTGGATGCATCCAAACACGGGATGATGAAATTCAGAGAAGAGCGAAGCATTTTGGGATTGGGACTCTCCTCTGGAAGTTTCCACGACCGATATTTCATCCTCAATTCCAGCTCTCTCAGGATGTACAAGGAAGTCAGA agtAACCGTCCAGAGCGGGATTGGCCAGTAAAAAACCTAAAGGTCTACCTGGGTATTAAGAAGAAACTCCGTCCTCCTACTTG TTGGGGTCTGACGGTCGTGTATGAGAGTAAGAAACAAGAGAAGCCAGAGAAGCAGCAGTG GTATCTCTGCTGTGACACCCAGTCAGAAATGAGGGAGTGGTATGCTACTTTTCTCAGTATCCAG TACGACGGCAACGTGTGGCCTCAGGACGGACTCCAGCAGACACGAGTGAGCCGCGTGTTGCCGGAAACGCGTCACGGTAATGTGTCACTGATACCGCTGCGTGGCAGTGAGAATGAGATGCGGAACAGCGTGGCAGCTTTCAGTCAGGACCCGCTTGCT ctcTTTAGAGATGTTCGATAA